A part of Fundulus heteroclitus isolate FHET01 chromosome 23, MU-UCD_Fhet_4.1, whole genome shotgun sequence genomic DNA contains:
- the ap1ar gene encoding AP-1 complex-associated regulatory protein isoform X1 has translation MGNCWAYCVGLFRREANRIQRGGGSKYFRSTTTGEHYTIEFENLVESDEAESPLPCPRPISEDEIKNLREHRYAAISDEQVLIDRKLQAELEAQEEKLRLEEEARNAAQREAARLARERKMKELSAQKTRGKADGSSAETQQRKPNSGEDFDVYLQNVKAQSDAFRTNRLPSETNALTPNTEYSWDFTTKTRSTNDDGTSLDLEWEDEEGINRALPAWERSRTEEDILRAALRPGGKPANSGPTSASEDSNALEWENDFVSTHPEDGGDAEFEGFVNPVLDTPSEDASDSGLRADNQDR, from the exons ATGGGCAACTGCTGGGCTTACTGCGTGGGGCTCTTCCGGAGGGAAGCGAACCGGATCCAGAGAGGAGGCGG gtcaaaatacttcCGAAGTACTACTACAGGAGAGCATTATACAATAGAG tttgaAAATCTAGTGGAAAGCGATGAG GCGGAGAGCCCGCTACCCTGCCCGAG GCCCATCAGCGAAGACGAGATCAAGAACCTGCGAGAGCACCGCTACGCCGCCATCTCGGACGAGCAGGTCCTGATCGACCGGAAGCTGCAGGCGGAG TTAGAGGCACAAGAGGAGAAGTTAAGGCTAGAAGAGGAGGCTAGAAATGCTGCCCAGCGCGAGGCCGCCAGGCTGGCTCGTGAACGAAAAATGAAGGAG CTGTCCGCCCAGAAGACGCGGGGGAAAGCCGACGGCTCCAGcgcagaaacccagcagagaaA ACCAAACTCCGGCGAGGATTTTGACGTCTACCTCCAGAATGTCAAAGCCCAGTCCGACGCTTTCAGGACCAACA GACTTCCCTCCGAGACAAATGCGCTGACTCCCAACACAGAGTACAGCTGGGATTTCACCACCAAGACCCGCTCCACCAACGACGACGGCACCTCGCTCGACTTGGAGTGGGAGGATGAGGAAG GAATCAACCGAGCGCTGCCGGCCTGGGAGCGCTCCCGGACCGAGGAGGACATCCTGCGCGCGGCCCTGAGGCCCGGCGGCAAACCGGCCAACAGCGGGCCGACCTCGGCCTCCGAGGACTCCAACGCTCTGGAGTGGGAGAACGACTTCGTGAGTACTCACCCAGAGGACGGCGGAGACGCCGAGTTCGAAGGCTTCGTCAACCCGGTCCTGGACACTCCCTCAGAGGACGCCTCGGACTCTGGGCTCAGGGCGGACAACCAGGACAGATAG
- the ap1ar gene encoding AP-1 complex-associated regulatory protein isoform X2, whose amino-acid sequence MGNCWAYCVGLFRREANRIQRGGGSKYFRSTTTGEHYTIEFENLVESDEAESPLPCPRPISEDEIKNLREHRYAAISDEQVLIDRKLQAELSAQKTRGKADGSSAETQQRKPNSGEDFDVYLQNVKAQSDAFRTNRLPSETNALTPNTEYSWDFTTKTRSTNDDGTSLDLEWEDEEGINRALPAWERSRTEEDILRAALRPGGKPANSGPTSASEDSNALEWENDFVSTHPEDGGDAEFEGFVNPVLDTPSEDASDSGLRADNQDR is encoded by the exons ATGGGCAACTGCTGGGCTTACTGCGTGGGGCTCTTCCGGAGGGAAGCGAACCGGATCCAGAGAGGAGGCGG gtcaaaatacttcCGAAGTACTACTACAGGAGAGCATTATACAATAGAG tttgaAAATCTAGTGGAAAGCGATGAG GCGGAGAGCCCGCTACCCTGCCCGAG GCCCATCAGCGAAGACGAGATCAAGAACCTGCGAGAGCACCGCTACGCCGCCATCTCGGACGAGCAGGTCCTGATCGACCGGAAGCTGCAGGCGGAG CTGTCCGCCCAGAAGACGCGGGGGAAAGCCGACGGCTCCAGcgcagaaacccagcagagaaA ACCAAACTCCGGCGAGGATTTTGACGTCTACCTCCAGAATGTCAAAGCCCAGTCCGACGCTTTCAGGACCAACA GACTTCCCTCCGAGACAAATGCGCTGACTCCCAACACAGAGTACAGCTGGGATTTCACCACCAAGACCCGCTCCACCAACGACGACGGCACCTCGCTCGACTTGGAGTGGGAGGATGAGGAAG GAATCAACCGAGCGCTGCCGGCCTGGGAGCGCTCCCGGACCGAGGAGGACATCCTGCGCGCGGCCCTGAGGCCCGGCGGCAAACCGGCCAACAGCGGGCCGACCTCGGCCTCCGAGGACTCCAACGCTCTGGAGTGGGAGAACGACTTCGTGAGTACTCACCCAGAGGACGGCGGAGACGCCGAGTTCGAAGGCTTCGTCAACCCGGTCCTGGACACTCCCTCAGAGGACGCCTCGGACTCTGGGCTCAGGGCGGACAACCAGGACAGATAG